The proteins below come from a single Gossypium raimondii isolate GPD5lz chromosome 2, ASM2569854v1, whole genome shotgun sequence genomic window:
- the LOC105788348 gene encoding villin-2 — MSSSSKVLDSAFQGVGQKPGTEIWRIENFQPVPLPKSDYGKFYMGDSYIVLQTTPSKGGSYLYDIHFWIGKDTSQDEAGTAAIKTVELDAVLGGRAVQHRELQGHESDKFLSYFKPCIIPLEGGVASGFKTAEEEEFETRLYVCRGKRVVRLKQVPFARSSLNHDDVFILDTQNKIYQFNGANSNIQERAKALEVIQFLKEKYHEGTCNVAIVDDGKLDTESDSGEFWVLFGGFAPIGKKVTSEDDVIPETTPAKLYSITDGEVKIVEGELSKGLLENNKCYLLDCGAEIFVWVGRVTQVEDRKAASQVAEDFIAGQNRPKTTRITRVIQGYETNSFKSNFDSWPAGSAAPGAEEGRGKVAALLKQQGVGVKGMSKSAPMNEEVPPLLDGGGKMEVWCINSSAKTPLPKEDIGKFYSGDCYIVLYTYHSGDRKEDYFLCCWIGKDSVEEDQKMATRLANTMCNSLKGRPVQGRVFDGKEPPQFIALFQPMVVLKGGLSTGYKKSIADKGLTDETYTADCVSLFRISGTSVHNNKTLQVDAVATSLNSIDCFLLQSGSSMFTWHGNQSTYEQQQLVARVAEFLKPGVALKHAKEGKESSAFWFALGGKLSYTSKTASTEIVRDPHLFTFSLNKGKFEVEEVYNFSQDDLLTEDILILDTHAEVFVWVGQCVDPKEKQNAFEIGQKYIDMAASLEGLSPHVPLYKVTEGNEPCFFTTFFSWDSTQATVQGNSFQKKVALLFGASHAVEAQDRSNGNQGGPTQRASALAALSSAFNPSSASKASTPKPSSTSQGSQRAAAVAALSSVLTAEKKKQSPDASPIKSTSSTPAVTSPPPEAKSEVDPSELADSQEVPEAKETGVVSETSGEDSEPKQEREQDENGNGSTQSTFSYEQLKAKSENPVTGIDFKRREAYLSDEEFQAVFGMEKEAFYKLPKWKQDMLKKKVDLF, encoded by the exons ATGTCTAGCTCTTCAAAAGTTTTGGATTCTGCATTTCAGGGAGTGGGTCAAAAACC CGGGACTGAAATCTGGCGTATTGAGAATTTTCAGCCAGTACCATTGCCAAAGTCAGACTATGGAAAGTTCTACATGGGGGATTCGTATATTGTCTTACAG ACAACACCTAGCAAGGGTGGTTCATATCTGTATGACATACACTTTTGGATTGGTAAAGATACTAGTCAG GATGAAGCTGGAACTGCTGCTATAAAAACCGTTGAGCTAGATGCAGTACTAGGAGGGCGTGCTGTGCAGCACAGGGAACTTCAAGGCCATGAATCTGACAAATTTTTATCATACTTCAAGCCTTGCATTATACCGCTGGAAGGTGGCGTTGCTTCTGGATTTAAAACGGCTGAAGAAGAAGAGTTTGAAACACGGTTGTATGTCTGCAGAGGAAAACGAGTTGTCAGATTGAAGCAG GTTCCTTTTGCCCGTTCTTCACTGAATCATGATGATGTGTTTATCTTGGACACTCAAAATAAGATTTATCAGTTCAATGGTGCAAATTCTAATATTCAAGAAAGGGCAAAGGCATTAGAAGTAATTCAGTTTCTAAAGGAAAAGTACCACGAGGGAACGTGCAATGTTGCAATAGTTG ATGATGGGAAATTGGACACGGAGTCTGACTCAGGTGAGTTCTGGGTCCTCTTTGGTGGTTTTGCTCCAATAGGCAAGAAGGTCACCAGTGAAGATGATGTTATTCCTGAGACAACTCCTGCTAAACTTTATAG CATAACTGATGGTGAGGTGAAGATTGTAGAAGGTGAACTATCGAAAGGTCTCTTGGAAAACAACAAATGCTATCTACTGGATTGTGGTGCGGAGATTTTTGTTTGGGTTGGACGGGTGACACAAGTAGAGGACAGAAAAGCCGCTAGTCAAGTTGCTGAG GACTTTATTGCTGGCCAGAATAGACCAAAAACAACACGCATTACCCGTGTTATCCAAGGGTATGAAACCAATTCATTCAAGAGCAACTTTGATTCTTGGCCGGCGGGATCTGCAGCTCCTGGTGCTGAGGAAGGAAGAGGAAAAGTAGCCG CTTTGCTGAAGCAACAAGGAGTTGGTGTCAAGGGAATGAGCAAAAGTGCTCCTATGAATGAAGAAGTTCCTCCTTTGCTTGATGGCGGTGGAAAGATGGAG GTATGGTGCATCAATAGCAGTGCCAAGACACCGTTGCCAAAAGAGGATATTGGCAAATTTTATAGCGGAGACTGCTACATTGTCCTTTATACCTACCACTCAGGTGACAGGAAAGAAGATTACTTTCTTTGCTGTTGGATTGGAAAGGATAGCGTTGAG GAGGACCAAAAGATGGCCACTCGACTGGCTAATACAATGTGTAACTCACTTAAGGGGAGGCCTGTTCAG GGTCGAGTTTTTGATGGTAAAGAGCCACCCCAGTTCATTGCACTTTTTCAACCAATGGTGGTCCTTAAg GGTGGTCTAAGCACTGGTTACAAAAAGAGTATAGCAGACAAAGGCTTGACAGATGAAACCTACACTGCAGATTGTGTTTCTTTATTTCGAATTTCCGGAACCTCAGTGCACAATAACAAAACATTGCAAGTTGATGCG GTAGCAACATCATTGAACTCGATTGATTGTTTCCTCCTGCAATCTGGATCTTCCATGTTTACTTGGCATGGAAATCAAAGCACCTATGAACAGCAGCAATTAGTTGCACGAGTTGCTGAATTTTTGAAG CCTGGAGTTGCTCTTAAACATGCTAAAGAAGGAAAGGAGAGCTCTGCCTTCTGGTTTGCACTTGGGGGGAAGCTTAGTTATACCAGCAAAACTGCATCTACAGAGATTGTCAGGGATCCCCACTTGTTCACTTTTTCTCTTAATAAAG GAAAGTTTGAG GTTGAGGAAGTTTACAATTTCTCTCAGGATGATCTCTTGACAGAAGATATTTTGATACTCGATACACATGCTGAAGTGTTTGTTTGGGTCGGTCAGTGCGTAGACcccaaagaaaagcaaaatgcTTTTGAAATTGGTCag AAATATATAGACATGGCTGCATCTCTAGAAGGTTTGTCTCCACATGTTCCACTTTACAAAGTTACTGAAGGAAATGAACCTTGCTTCTTCACAACATTCTTCTCATGGGATTCCACCCAAGCTACT GTGCAAGGAAACTCATTCCAGAAGAAGGTGGCTTTGCTCTTTGGGGCTAGCCATGCTGTAgag GCCCAGGATCGATCCAATGGAAATCAAGGAGGACCTACACAAAGAGCTTCAGCTTTAGCTGCCTTATCATCTGCATTTAATCCATCATCAGCTAGCAAAGCCTCTACTCCAAAGCCTTCCAGCACTAGTCAGGGATCACAAAGAGCAGCAGCTGTAGCTGCTCTTTCCTCGGTTCTTACTgctgaaaagaagaaacaatcACCTGATGCATCCCCTATAAAATCCACTAGCAGCACTCCTGCAGTAACCAGCCCACCTC CTGAAGCAAAGAGTGAAGTGGACCCTTCTGAACTAGCAGATTCTCAAGAGGTTCCTGAAGCCAAGGAGACAGGTGTAGTATCTGAAACCAGTGGGGAGGATTCAGAACCAAAGCAAGAGAGGGAGCAGGATGAGAATGGGAATGGAAGCACTCAAAGTACTTTCAGTTATGAGCAACTGAAGGCGAAATCCGAAAATCCTGTAACTGGAATTGACTTCAAACGGAGAGAG GCTTATTTGTCGGATGAAGAGTTCCAGGCCGTATTTGGGATGgaaaaagaagcattttataaacTGCCAAAGTGGAAACAAGACATGCTGAAGAAGAAAGTTGATTTATTCTAG